The DNA region CGCCCCCAGCTGCGTCATCCTGCCCTTGATCTGCTCGCGCCACAAGGCCAGCTCCCGCCGCATCACTGCCGTGGCCGCCCTCGTCAGCTCGTCCACGCGCTGGCGGCGCATCGCCACGTCCGGCGCCAGGCGCGCCAGCCGGAGCTCATGGGTGCGCACCTGCTCCCGCGCCCCCTCCACCCTGGCAGTGAGCGCCTCATGGAGCAGGCCCTCAAAGGTGCGCACCCGATCCTTCAACTCCCGGCGGTCCGGCACCACAATCTCGGCGGCGGCCGAAGGCGTCGGCGCGCGCAGGTCGGCCACATAGTCCGCGATGGTGAAGTCCGTCTCATGGCCCACCGCGCTCACCACGGGGACCCTGCAGCCGTAGATCGCCCGCGCCACCCGCTCGTCGTTGAAGGCCCATAGCTCCTCCATGGAGCCGCCGCCGCGAGCCACGATGACCACGTCCAGCCCCGGCGTGCGATTCACCAGCTTCAGCCCTGCGACCACCTCGCCGGGTGCCTGGTCTCCCTGAACGGCCGCATGGACAAGCACAATCTCCACCAGAGGATAGCGCCGCCCGATGATCTTCTGGATATCGTGCCAGACGGCCCCCGTGCGCGAGGTGATGACGGCGATGCGCTTGGGAAAGGCAGGCAGCGAGCGCTTGCGCGTCGGGTCAAAGAGTCCCGCCTCCTCAAGCTTCGCCTTGAGGCGCAGGAACTCCATGTGCAATTCGCCTACCCCCTCCGGCTGGACCAGGTCGGCATAGAACTGCAAGTCGCCGCGCTGCTGGTAGAAAGAGACACGCCCGTGGGCCACCACCGCCGCGCCGTGGGTCAGCGCCTCAGCGCCGGTGGCAGGCTTGAACATCACGCACCGGATCTGGGCATCGCCGTCCTTCAGCGTGAAGTAATAATGGCCAGCCGCCGACTTGGTCAGGTTGGAGACTTCGCCGCTCAGGTACAGGTCGGCAAGGATGCGGTCCCGCTCGATATACTCGCGGACGTACCTGGCGATCTGCGAAACTTTGTAGATGGACATGCTGTCTTGGGCGCGGTTCTATCTCCGCACAGCATACCAGCTACAACACCACCGCAGGGAGCTTCACCCCATCGCGTACAATCAACAAGGCGTCCCTCGCCTCGTGCGCTCTTCCTGGAGCTTCGCGAGGAATAAGAGAGAGGTCTGCGGCCCACCGCCTCGCGGCCTTCCGCGTAGGGGCGGTCCGATTCCATCGGACGAACGCGGTCCTTTCTGAAGGACTCCGTGTGCTTCACCGGAGCGCGTGTCCTCACCCCGTGTGTGTCTTCACTCCGCATGAGGCATCGGAGCGGCACCGGGACCGCCCCCTGTCTCTCCGTGTGCCGCACCGGAGAGGGCCACCCGCTGCCAGGGCGCGGGGCACGCGCCCCTACACGCGGGCGGCCTGAGGCCTGCCCGAGAAAGTCTCCTCTAGCCCGAGGGGAGAGGAACCCGAGAAGCATTTGTCTTCAGGCCGTATCCTCGGCCCCGATGCTTCCCGGAAGGTGAGGGTGATTCCACCAATTGGGCTGCTCCAGCAGCCCCCATCCCTCGCTTCTCAGGAGAGGGACCAAGGGAGAGGTCTCCCCCTATAGCCGCTGCATCTCTTTCTTCGGCGCCCGCGTCAGGTTCACTGGCCTCCCCTTCTCAAGGGTGACGATGTTCTCGATGCGCACGCCGCCCAGCCCCGGGAGATAGATCCCCGGCTCCACGGTGTAGAACATGCCGTCCTTCAGCTCGTTCGCGGCGTTCCGGGAGACCCGCGGGTTCTCATGGATGAGCAGCCCCACGCCGTGGCCGGTCCCGTGGCCGAACTTGTCGCCGTGGCCCGCCTTTTCGATGACATCCCTCGCCAGCTTGTCCACATCGTGGCCCGTCATCCCCGCCTGCGCCGCGGCGATGGCCGTCTCCTGCGCAGCAAGCACATAGTCGTACACCTTTTGAAAGGTGGCGTCCGGTCCGCCTAGGAAGACCGTGCGCGTGATGTCGCTGCAATAGCCTTGGTAGCGCGCGCCGAAGTCCAGGACGATGGGCTCATGCCGCTCGATCCGCTTCTCGCTCGGGCGATGGTGCGGCAGCGCCGAGTTCGGCCCCGCTGCGACGATGGTCTCGAAGGAAGGGCCATCGGCGCCCTGCTCCTTCATCGAAACCTCCAGCCGCCAGGCGACCGCGGCCTCCGTCTCCCCCGGCTTGATCGTCGGCGCGACCGCAAGGAAGGCGTTGTCGGCGATCTCGATGGCGCGCCGTAGGATGTCGGACTCCTTCTCGTCCTTGTAGAGGCGCAATCCCTCCACAAAGTCGCTCGTCGCCATGAGCTTCGGCCGCGACCCAGGCTTCATCTTGGCAAGGGCGCTCTTCAGAAGTTCATGAAAGGCCACGCTGACGTTCTGCGCCTCAAAGGCCACCGTCTTCGCCTCGGCCCGCGTCAGGACCTCAGGCAGCCACGTTGCAAGGTCGCCCGAGAGCTTGCACAGCTCAAAGTCCGGGCACTGTCGCCCCACCTGCTCCCAATAGCGGAAGTCCGTGGCGATGATCGCCAGGTCCTGGGAGATAACCAGGTAGCCCGCGCTGCCCGTGAAGCCGGAGAGGTAGCGACGGTTCTCCGAGGTCGCGATGAAGATTGCGTCGAAGCCGTCCTTGGCCAGGCGCTCGCGCAATCGTTTGACTCGAAGGTTCATGGGAAGCGGCTCGATTCTAGCGCGCCGGAGTAACGCGGATGGGGCGCAGGAGCAATTCTAGCCCTTCTGTTTCGCCTCGGCCACCAGAAGCTCCAGCGCCGCGATGTAGCCCCGCCAGCCGAAGCCCACGATGACCCCCTTGGCGATGGATGCGATGACCGACTTCCTGCGCCACTCATCTCGGGCGTGGACGTTGGAGAGATGCACCTCGGCCACGGGTTTCCCCTGATCCAGCAGCGCATCCGCGATGGCATAGCCTGTGGCCAGGTAAGCGCCCGGGTTGATGATGACGCCGTCTGCCGTGGGGCCGTTCTTCTGGATAAAGTCCACGATCGCCCCTTCATGGTTCGATTGGAAGGTGACGACCTGCGCGCCGAGCTCCTTCGCCCGTTTAGCCAGGGCGGCGTGTATCTCGGCGAGGGACATCTTGCCGTAGATCTTCGGGTCGCGCTTGCCGAGCCAGTTCAGGTTCGGGCCTTGGATCACCAGATATTTCATCTCATTCCTCCTGCCGGACCGGCATCGTCATGGCCGATGCATGATCTTCGGCCTCTAGCGCCCTCTTCCGTGCCATCGGGTGGGCCGCCGTATAGACCGTCTTTGCGCGAGACAGCGTGATGTGGGTGTAGATCTGCGTCGTCGAAGGGCTGCTGTGGCCCAGCAGCTCCTGCACCACCCGCAGATCGGCGCCGCCGTCCAGGAGGTGCGTCGCGAAGCTGTGGCGCAGCGTATGGGTGTGCACCCGCTCCGCGTCCAGCCCGGCCTTCAGCGCATACTCCTTCACGATATGCTGCACCGAGCGCTGGGTCAGGCGGCGGCCGTATCTGTTCAAGAATAGCGCATCCGTTTTCGGCCTGTCGAGAAGGAGCTGGGGACGGAAGTCCTGCAGATAGCGATGGAGCGCCTCCTGCGCCGGCCGCCCCATGAGCACGATGCGCTCCTTGGAGCCCTTGCCCCAGACACGCACCTCTTTGTTGCCCATATCCAGATGGCGCACCTCCAGGCCCACCACCTCGCTCACCCGGAGGCCGGCTGCGTAGATCAGCTCAAGGAGCGCCTTATCCCGAGCGCCGTAGAGGTCGGTGACATCGGGCGCAGCAAGCATCGTGGAGATTTCCTGCGTCGTGAGGAAAGAGGGCAGCCGCACGTCCAGCTTGGGCGAAAGCGATTTGGCCTCCTTGGAGCGCTTGGACCACAGGCCGCGCCTAGGGACAGTCTCCTGCTGCGCCAGGTAGCGGAAGAAAGAGCGAATGGAGCTCAGGCGAAGGGCGACTCCCGCTTTATCGAGTTGCCGCTCAGCCAGGGAGGCGATGTATTTGCGTATAACGGCGCGGTCTACGCCGGCAAGGTCCGCGATCCCCTCTCTCTCGAGAAAATCGAGGAAGACGCGGACGTGAAAGTCGTAGGCCTCATGCGTGCGTGGCGAAAGGCCTCGCTCAGCGCTCAGATGGCGCAGATAGGCAGCAAGCGCCTCGGCATGTGTCGAGGAGACGGGCATGATGAACCTAGTTTAGAACTAAATCGCCAAGCAGTCGAATGGAACATTATGTCACAAGGCTCTTCCCAGAGGCCTCCGCTACAATACCTGGGTCGGCTCACTTACACCTATGGCAATCTGGCAAGCAATCGTCCTGGGCCTTGTGCAGGGGCTCAGCGAGTTCCTCCCCATCAGCAGCACAGGCCACCTGACCATCACCGGCAGGCTTATGGGCGTCATAGACGCGGACAGGCCTGAGGAGTGGACGGCCTTCCTCGCGGTGGTCCAGCTGGGGACGCTCCTAGCCGTGCTGGCCTATTTCCGAAGGGACATCGTGCGCATCACGCGCGGCTTCCTGGTCACCATCGCCAAACGGGATACCGCCACCGCCGATGACCGTCTCCAGGCGCGCCTGGGCTGGCTCATCCTTCTCGCCACGATCCCCATCGTCGTCTTCGGCCTGGCCCTCCGCAACGTCATCGAAGGCGACTTCACGAAGAGCCTGTGGGTCATCGCCTCCACGCTTCTCGGCCTCGCTGTTGTCCTCTGGACGGCTGAGCTCTTCGGCAGGCGGACGCGCGGCATCGGCCAGATAGGCTGGCGGGAGGCGGCGATCGTGGGCGCGGCGCAGGTCGTCTCCCTCATCCCGGGATCCTCGCGCTCAGGGACCACCATCGCAGGCGGCCTCTTCGCGGGCCTGACCCGGGAGGCAGCGGCGCGTTTCTCCTTCCTCCTCTCCATCCTCGCGATCATCGGATCGGCGCTCTACCAACTCCCTGACGCCCTGGATTCGACAAGCCTCTCGACGGCAGGACTCCTCGTCTCCATTGTCGCCGCCGCGATCTCGGGCTTCCTCGCCATCGCCTTCCTCTTGCGCTATCTCCAGCGGCACTCAACGCACATCTTCATCTGGTATCGCATCGGCCTTGGGCTTCTGCTCTTGCTCTTGCTTGCCTCCGGCGTGATGAACGCGCTGTAGCGCGGCTTGACTCGGAGGCCCGCCCACCGTAGGGTTCCTGCGAGGCATCTTCTGGAGGCACCCATGTCGCAGCTCAAGGGAAAGGTCGCCCTTGTCACCGGGGCGAGCCGGGGCATCGGCAAAGCTATCGCCATCGGCCTGGCCAGGGAGGGCGCGCACGTGGCCGCGGTGGCGCGCGCATCGGACGCCAAGCCGCTCAAGCTTCCGGGCACGGTGGACGAGACGGCGCGGGCGGCCAAGTCCTCCGGCGTGAAGACGCTTGCCGTCTCCGCCGACCTCACGAACGATGGCGATGTGGAGCGCGCCGTGAAAGAGACGCTGGACGCCTTCGGGCGGATTGATATCCTCATCAACAATGCCGCGATAGACTTCCCTGCGCCGCTCCTGGAACTGCCCATGAATCGCTACGACCTCATCATGGCGCTGGACCTGCGCGCGCCGTATCTCTTGGCCCGGCTCGTCCTGCCCTCCATGCTCAAGAACGGCTGGGGGCACATTCAGAACGTCTCATCCAAGGCGGCGACGAACCAATATTCGGGGCAGCTGCCCTACGGGATGGCCAAGGCCGCCCTGGAGCGCATGACGATGGGCATGGCGGTGGAGCTGAAGGACAAGCCCATCACTAACACCTGCCTGCGGGTGGACGTGCCCATCGCCTCAGAGGGCTTTGTGATGAACTTCAAGTCCAAGATTCCCAAGTTCGATACGTCCACATGGGAGAAGACGGTGGTGGGCGCGGAGGCTTCACTCTGGCTCTTGCGGCAGGCGCACGCCCAGTGGAACGGCAAGACGATCGGGATCTCGGAGATGCGCGAACAGTACGGCTATCCGAGGTTCCAGAAGTGGGAAGAGG from Chloroflexota bacterium includes:
- the xseA gene encoding exodeoxyribonuclease VII large subunit → MSIYKVSQIARYVREYIERDRILADLYLSGEVSNLTKSAAGHYYFTLKDGDAQIRCVMFKPATGAEALTHGAAVVAHGRVSFYQQRGDLQFYADLVQPEGVGELHMEFLRLKAKLEEAGLFDPTRKRSLPAFPKRIAVITSRTGAVWHDIQKIIGRRYPLVEIVLVHAAVQGDQAPGEVVAGLKLVNRTPGLDVVIVARGGGSMEELWAFNDERVARAIYGCRVPVVSAVGHETDFTIADYVADLRAPTPSAAAEIVVPDRRELKDRVRTFEGLLHEALTARVEGAREQVRTHELRLARLAPDVAMRRQRVDELTRAATAVMRRELALWREQIKGRMTQLGALHPGNTLNRGYALVEQALSGALVTKRAQVASGDALYVQVSDGRFAAQVSGDGPPPPRRAAKRGKRATRSEEAAGQQKMML
- a CDS encoding aminopeptidase P family protein, whose product is MNLRVKRLRERLAKDGFDAIFIATSENRRYLSGFTGSAGYLVISQDLAIIATDFRYWEQVGRQCPDFELCKLSGDLATWLPEVLTRAEAKTVAFEAQNVSVAFHELLKSALAKMKPGSRPKLMATSDFVEGLRLYKDEKESDILRRAIEIADNAFLAVAPTIKPGETEAAVAWRLEVSMKEQGADGPSFETIVAAGPNSALPHHRPSEKRIERHEPIVLDFGARYQGYCSDITRTVFLGGPDATFQKVYDYVLAAQETAIAAAQAGMTGHDVDKLARDVIEKAGHGDKFGHGTGHGVGLLIHENPRVSRNAANELKDGMFYTVEPGIYLPGLGGVRIENIVTLEKGRPVNLTRAPKKEMQRL
- the aroQ gene encoding type II 3-dehydroquinate dehydratase, with translation MKYLVIQGPNLNWLGKRDPKIYGKMSLAEIHAALAKRAKELGAQVVTFQSNHEGAIVDFIQKNGPTADGVIINPGAYLATGYAIADALLDQGKPVAEVHLSNVHARDEWRRKSVIASIAKGVIVGFGWRGYIAALELLVAEAKQKG
- a CDS encoding tyrosine recombinase XerC; this encodes MPVSSTHAEALAAYLRHLSAERGLSPRTHEAYDFHVRVFLDFLEREGIADLAGVDRAVIRKYIASLAERQLDKAGVALRLSSIRSFFRYLAQQETVPRRGLWSKRSKEAKSLSPKLDVRLPSFLTTQEISTMLAAPDVTDLYGARDKALLELIYAAGLRVSEVVGLEVRHLDMGNKEVRVWGKGSKERIVLMGRPAQEALHRYLQDFRPQLLLDRPKTDALFLNRYGRRLTQRSVQHIVKEYALKAGLDAERVHTHTLRHSFATHLLDGGADLRVVQELLGHSSPSTTQIYTHITLSRAKTVYTAAHPMARKRALEAEDHASAMTMPVRQEE
- the uppP gene encoding undecaprenyl-diphosphatase UppP, which encodes MAIWQAIVLGLVQGLSEFLPISSTGHLTITGRLMGVIDADRPEEWTAFLAVVQLGTLLAVLAYFRRDIVRITRGFLVTIAKRDTATADDRLQARLGWLILLATIPIVVFGLALRNVIEGDFTKSLWVIASTLLGLAVVLWTAELFGRRTRGIGQIGWREAAIVGAAQVVSLIPGSSRSGTTIAGGLFAGLTREAAARFSFLLSILAIIGSALYQLPDALDSTSLSTAGLLVSIVAAAISGFLAIAFLLRYLQRHSTHIFIWYRIGLGLLLLLLLASGVMNAL
- a CDS encoding SDR family NAD(P)-dependent oxidoreductase yields the protein MSQLKGKVALVTGASRGIGKAIAIGLAREGAHVAAVARASDAKPLKLPGTVDETARAAKSSGVKTLAVSADLTNDGDVERAVKETLDAFGRIDILINNAAIDFPAPLLELPMNRYDLIMALDLRAPYLLARLVLPSMLKNGWGHIQNVSSKAATNQYSGQLPYGMAKAALERMTMGMAVELKDKPITNTCLRVDVPIASEGFVMNFKSKIPKFDTSTWEKTVVGAEASLWLLRQAHAQWNGKTIGISEMREQYGYPRFQKWEEGEE